One stretch of Microbacterium terrae DNA includes these proteins:
- a CDS encoding phosphoribosyl-ATP diphosphatase, whose product MKTFDSLFAELSVKAQERPEGSGTVAELDAGVHAIGKKIVEEAAEVWMAAEYESSDAAAEEISQLLYHLQVLMLAKGLSLEDVYRHL is encoded by the coding sequence GTGAAGACGTTCGACTCTCTGTTCGCCGAGCTCTCCGTCAAGGCGCAGGAGCGCCCGGAGGGCTCGGGCACCGTCGCGGAGCTGGATGCGGGCGTCCACGCCATCGGCAAGAAGATCGTCGAAGAGGCCGCCGAAGTGTGGATGGCCGCGGAGTACGAATCGTCGGATGCCGCGGCCGAGGAGATCTCGCAGCTGCTGTACCACCTGCAGGTGCTCATGCTCGCCAAGGGTCTGTCGCTGGAGGACGTCTACCGACATCTCTGA
- the fmt gene encoding methionyl-tRNA formyltransferase, whose protein sequence is MRLVFAGTPDPAVPSLRRLAASGHEIVAVVTRRDAPLGRKRVMTPSPVATAAGELGLRVIRADRLDDAVTGEIAALQPDLGVIVAYGGLVREPLLTTPAHGWINLHFSLLPRWRGAAPVQHALIAGDGETGASVFQLVAGLDAGDVFAERAHTIPADATAGDLLAALADDGADLLADVVDAIAAGTATARPQVGDSTYAGKLGDEDGRIRWNEPASAVLGRIRGVTPEPGAHTTIDGARLKVHTVGRAPDDAPALAPGALTLHDKAVIVGTATDPIRLDSVQPAGKAPMRAADWVRGLRAAEPVLGA, encoded by the coding sequence ATGCGCCTGGTGTTCGCCGGTACGCCCGACCCTGCCGTGCCGTCGCTGCGACGCCTCGCGGCATCCGGTCACGAGATCGTCGCGGTGGTGACCCGCCGCGACGCGCCGCTCGGCCGCAAGCGCGTGATGACCCCGTCGCCGGTCGCGACCGCGGCCGGGGAGCTCGGGCTGCGGGTCATCCGCGCCGATCGGCTCGACGACGCCGTCACCGGCGAGATCGCCGCGCTCCAACCCGATCTGGGTGTGATCGTCGCGTATGGGGGGCTGGTGCGCGAGCCGCTGCTGACGACTCCCGCGCACGGCTGGATCAACCTCCACTTCTCGCTCCTGCCGCGCTGGCGCGGCGCCGCACCCGTGCAGCACGCGCTCATCGCCGGTGATGGCGAGACGGGGGCGAGCGTGTTCCAGCTCGTCGCGGGGCTCGACGCCGGCGACGTGTTCGCCGAGCGTGCGCACACCATTCCGGCGGATGCGACAGCCGGCGACCTCCTCGCGGCCCTCGCCGACGACGGCGCCGACCTCCTCGCCGACGTCGTCGATGCCATCGCGGCGGGCACCGCGACCGCCCGGCCGCAGGTCGGCGATTCCACGTACGCCGGCAAGCTGGGCGATGAGGACGGGCGCATCCGCTGGAACGAGCCGGCGTCCGCGGTGCTCGGACGCATCCGCGGGGTGACCCCCGAGCCCGGCGCGCACACGACGATCGACGGCGCCCGCCTGAAGGTGCACACCGTCGGCCGAGCCCCCGACGACGCTCCCGCTCTCGCGCCCGGAGCGCTGACGCTGCACGACAAGGCGGTCATCGTGGGCACGGCGACCGACCCGATCCGGCTCGACAGCGTGCAGCCCGCCGGCAAGGCGCCGATGCGCGCCGCCGACTGGGTGCGGGGTCTGCGCGCCGCCGAGCCCGTGCTGGGGGCATGA
- the rpe gene encoding ribulose-phosphate 3-epimerase, which translates to MSHDDPNRRNGTARINPSILAADFVNMQAELARIHTADFVHVDVMDNHFVPNLTFGPQMVERIQATSPVPLDVHLMIADPDRWAPGYAELGAASVTFHLEAATEPVALARRLRAIGARAGVAVKPATPVDGLFDLLDDFDQILVMTVEPGFGGQSFMPETMPKLRRLADEARRRGSQIWLQVDGGIGESTIAQAAEAGADTFVAGSAVFAVGDPDAAIAGLRAAAAAHRH; encoded by the coding sequence GTGTCCCACGACGACCCGAACCGCCGCAACGGCACCGCCCGCATCAACCCGAGCATCCTCGCCGCCGACTTCGTGAACATGCAGGCCGAGCTCGCCCGCATCCACACCGCCGACTTCGTCCATGTCGACGTCATGGACAACCACTTCGTGCCGAACCTCACCTTCGGACCGCAGATGGTCGAGCGGATCCAGGCGACGAGCCCCGTCCCGCTCGACGTGCACCTGATGATCGCCGATCCCGACCGCTGGGCTCCCGGCTACGCCGAGCTCGGCGCTGCATCGGTGACGTTCCATCTCGAGGCGGCGACCGAGCCGGTCGCCCTCGCGCGGCGGCTGCGTGCGATCGGCGCACGGGCCGGGGTGGCCGTGAAGCCCGCGACGCCCGTCGACGGCCTGTTCGACCTGCTCGACGACTTCGACCAGATCCTGGTGATGACCGTCGAGCCGGGGTTCGGCGGCCAGTCCTTCATGCCCGAGACGATGCCCAAGCTCCGCCGTCTGGCGGACGAGGCGCGCCGCCGTGGATCCCAGATCTGGCTGCAGGTCGACGGCGGAATCGGGGAGTCCACGATCGCGCAGGCTGCCGAAGCGGGCGCGGACACGTTCGTCGCCGGCAGCGCGGTGTTCGCGGTGGGCGATCCGGATGCCGCGATCGCGGGTCTGCGGGCGGCCGCCGCCGCACACCGGCACTGA
- the hisI gene encoding phosphoribosyl-AMP cyclohydrolase: protein MSGTIDERIARVTFTPDGLVAAIIQQWDTREVLMLGWMDAEALRRTLTEGRVTFWSRSRREYWRKGDTSGHIQLVREARLDCDGDAILITVDQVGPACHTGTRTCFDADDLEAVRGPEVTA from the coding sequence ATGAGCGGCACGATCGACGAGCGCATCGCCCGCGTGACGTTCACGCCCGACGGCCTGGTGGCCGCGATCATCCAGCAGTGGGACACGCGCGAAGTGCTCATGCTCGGGTGGATGGATGCTGAGGCGCTGCGCCGCACGCTCACCGAGGGCCGCGTGACGTTCTGGTCGCGCTCGCGCCGGGAGTACTGGCGCAAGGGAGACACGTCGGGGCACATCCAGCTCGTGCGGGAAGCGCGACTGGACTGCGACGGCGACGCGATCCTCATCACGGTCGACCAGGTCGGCCCCGCGTGCCACACCGGCACGAGGACCTGCTTCGACGCCGACGACCTCGAAGCGGTCCGCGGGCCCGAGGTCACCGCGTGA
- the hisG gene encoding ATP phosphoribosyltransferase translates to MLRIAVPNKGSLAETASEMLKEAGYSGRRDPKDLHVVDSLNDVEFFYLRPKDIATYVGSGALDVGITGRDLLRDARMPGAREIEALGFGRSTFRFAAPPGRFTELADLEGVRIATSYPGLVDGFLDTHGVAVDLVPLDGAVESAVRLGVADAVADVVETGTTLRQAGLEVFGPPLLESEAVLVAGPEDAAGTETLLRRLRGVMVARRYVMVDYDLPAALVDDAVKIAGGIESPTISPLRDPEWVAVRVMVARAGVNQVMDELYAIGARAILVTAIHNARL, encoded by the coding sequence ATGCTGCGCATCGCCGTGCCGAACAAGGGCTCGCTCGCCGAGACCGCCTCAGAGATGCTGAAGGAGGCGGGGTACAGCGGCAGGCGCGACCCCAAGGACCTCCACGTCGTCGATTCACTGAACGACGTCGAATTCTTCTACCTGCGCCCCAAGGACATCGCCACCTACGTCGGATCCGGAGCGCTCGACGTCGGGATCACCGGCCGCGATCTGCTCCGGGACGCCCGCATGCCCGGCGCACGCGAGATCGAGGCCCTCGGGTTCGGGCGCTCCACGTTCCGCTTCGCCGCACCTCCGGGCCGGTTCACCGAGCTCGCCGACCTCGAGGGCGTCCGCATCGCGACGTCGTACCCGGGGCTCGTCGACGGGTTCCTCGACACACACGGCGTGGCGGTCGACCTCGTGCCGCTCGACGGAGCCGTGGAATCGGCCGTGCGCCTCGGCGTCGCCGACGCGGTGGCCGACGTGGTCGAGACCGGCACGACGCTCCGCCAGGCCGGGCTCGAGGTGTTCGGGCCGCCGCTGCTCGAATCGGAGGCCGTGCTGGTTGCCGGCCCCGAGGATGCAGCCGGCACCGAGACGCTGCTGCGTCGCCTGCGCGGCGTCATGGTCGCGCGCCGCTACGTGATGGTCGACTACGACCTGCCCGCAGCGCTCGTCGACGACGCCGTCAAGATCGCGGGCGGCATCGAATCGCCGACGATCTCGCCGCTGCGCGATCCGGAGTGGGTGGCCGTGCGGGTGATGGTCGCACGCGCAGGCGTCAACCAGGTGATGGACGAGCTCTACGCCATCGGTGCGCGAGCGATCCTCGTCACCGCGATCCACAACGCGAGACTGTGA
- the metK gene encoding methionine adenosyltransferase produces MSDLRLFTSESVTEGHPDKICDQISDSILDALLAEDPGSRVAVETLVTTGLVHVAGEVRTEGYVDIPGIVRSVVNRIGYTSSETGFDGDSCGVTVSIGEQSGDISAGVETALEHREGGSVDPTDALGAGDQGIMFGYATNETPQLMPMAIWTAHRIAERLTDARRSGALPFLRPDGKTQVTLGYEGAVPRTIETVVLSTQHQPDISLAALRAAVQAEVIDPVISQTGLDISGVEYVINPAGAFVIGGPKGDAGLTGRKIIIDTYGGAARHGGGAFSGKDPSKVDRSAAYAMRWVAKNAVAAGLADRLEVQVAYAIGRAAPVGLYVETFGTGHVADETITHAIREVFDLRPKAIIDDLDLLRPIYAQTAAYGHFGRELPEFTWERTDRVEALRTAAGL; encoded by the coding sequence ATGAGCGACCTCCGCCTGTTCACATCCGAGTCCGTCACCGAAGGACACCCCGACAAGATCTGCGACCAGATCTCGGACTCCATCCTGGACGCACTCCTGGCGGAGGACCCGGGCAGCCGTGTCGCCGTCGAGACGCTCGTGACCACGGGCCTCGTGCACGTCGCGGGCGAGGTGCGCACCGAAGGCTACGTCGACATCCCGGGCATCGTCCGCAGCGTCGTCAACCGCATCGGCTACACCTCGAGCGAGACGGGCTTCGACGGCGACTCGTGCGGCGTCACGGTGTCGATCGGCGAGCAGTCCGGCGACATCTCCGCCGGCGTCGAGACGGCGCTCGAGCATCGCGAGGGCGGGTCGGTGGACCCGACTGACGCGCTCGGCGCGGGCGATCAGGGCATCATGTTCGGCTACGCCACCAATGAGACGCCGCAGCTCATGCCGATGGCGATCTGGACGGCGCACCGCATCGCGGAGCGCCTGACCGATGCGCGTCGCAGCGGCGCGCTCCCGTTCCTGCGGCCCGACGGCAAGACGCAGGTCACCCTCGGCTACGAAGGCGCCGTGCCCCGCACGATCGAGACGGTCGTGCTCTCGACGCAGCACCAGCCCGACATCTCGCTCGCTGCGCTGCGTGCGGCCGTGCAGGCCGAGGTGATCGACCCGGTCATCTCGCAGACCGGACTCGACATCAGCGGCGTCGAGTACGTCATCAACCCCGCGGGCGCCTTCGTCATCGGCGGGCCGAAGGGCGACGCCGGCCTCACGGGCCGCAAGATCATCATCGACACCTACGGTGGCGCAGCCCGTCATGGCGGCGGCGCGTTCAGCGGCAAAGACCCGTCGAAGGTCGACCGGTCGGCCGCGTACGCGATGCGCTGGGTGGCGAAGAACGCGGTGGCCGCGGGGCTCGCCGACCGGCTCGAAGTGCAGGTCGCCTACGCGATCGGCCGCGCGGCGCCCGTCGGTCTGTACGTCGAGACGTTCGGCACCGGGCACGTCGCCGACGAGACGATCACCCACGCCATCCGCGAGGTCTTCGACCTGCGTCCGAAGGCCATCATCGACGACCTCGACCTGCTCCGCCCGATCTACGCGCAGACCGCCGCCTACGGGCACTTCGGCCGTGAGCTGCCGGAGTTCACCTGGGAGCGCACCGACCGCGTCGAGGCTCTGCGTACCGCTGCCGGCCTGTGA
- a CDS encoding RsmB/NOP family class I SAM-dependent RNA methyltransferase: MRVAASRSVAFDTIRAVHESDAYANLLLPTSISRAGLEGPDAALATELTYGTLRRQGTYDAVISLAAERSVQDIDPGVLDALRLGVHQLLSTRVASHAAVNESVELARAAAGRGASGFANAVLRRVSRDTPGDWMTRIAESARSDDERIGLLTSHPVWVVRAMRRALAAEGRAEELEALLTADNAAPRVTMAALPGLAEIPEDARQTPFSPLGFRLGGGDPESMITGSGGRIRVQDEGSQLAALALTRVMPIAPGERWLDLCAGPGGKTAVLAAEALASGALLEANEISPARAGLVRRAIAGVPLEVTVSEEDGRVRAQEAPETYDRILVDAPCTGLGALRRRPEARWRKSASDVPALTALQHELLDAALGALKPGGVVAYVTCSPHLAETSGVVAEVRREWGAAVEEVSARDVITALSTGDPDLAPQADGSGRAQLWPHRHNTDAMSISLLRRV; encoded by the coding sequence ATGCGCGTCGCCGCTTCACGTTCGGTCGCGTTCGACACGATCCGTGCCGTGCACGAGTCCGATGCCTACGCCAACCTCCTGCTGCCGACGTCGATCTCCCGCGCGGGGCTCGAGGGCCCCGACGCCGCGCTGGCCACCGAGCTGACGTACGGCACTCTGCGCCGCCAGGGAACGTACGACGCGGTCATCTCGCTCGCAGCGGAGCGCAGCGTGCAGGACATCGATCCCGGCGTGCTCGACGCACTGCGTCTCGGCGTCCACCAGCTGCTGTCGACCCGCGTCGCCTCGCACGCCGCGGTGAACGAGTCGGTCGAGCTCGCCCGAGCCGCCGCCGGTCGCGGCGCGTCGGGCTTCGCGAACGCCGTCCTCCGACGCGTGTCCCGCGACACGCCCGGCGACTGGATGACGCGCATCGCCGAGAGCGCGCGCTCCGACGACGAGCGCATCGGCCTGCTCACCTCGCACCCGGTGTGGGTCGTGCGGGCGATGCGCCGTGCCCTCGCCGCCGAGGGCCGGGCCGAGGAGCTCGAGGCCCTGCTGACGGCCGACAACGCCGCACCCCGCGTCACGATGGCCGCCCTGCCGGGACTCGCCGAGATCCCGGAGGATGCGCGTCAGACGCCGTTCTCGCCGCTCGGGTTCCGCCTCGGCGGCGGTGACCCCGAGTCGATGATCACCGGCTCGGGCGGCCGCATCCGCGTGCAGGACGAAGGGTCGCAGCTGGCCGCCCTCGCCCTGACCCGGGTGATGCCGATCGCGCCGGGGGAGCGGTGGCTGGATCTGTGCGCAGGCCCTGGCGGCAAGACGGCGGTGCTCGCAGCCGAGGCGCTCGCCTCGGGCGCCCTGCTGGAGGCGAACGAGATCTCGCCCGCGCGGGCGGGCCTCGTCCGCCGAGCGATCGCCGGCGTTCCGCTCGAGGTGACGGTGTCGGAGGAGGACGGGCGCGTCCGGGCGCAGGAAGCTCCCGAGACGTACGACCGCATCCTCGTCGACGCGCCGTGCACCGGACTCGGCGCCCTGCGCCGCCGGCCCGAGGCGCGCTGGCGCAAGTCCGCGTCCGACGTCCCCGCGCTCACGGCCCTGCAGCACGAGCTGCTCGACGCAGCGCTGGGCGCCCTCAAGCCCGGGGGAGTCGTGGCCTACGTGACGTGCTCGCCGCACCTCGCCGAGACGTCGGGCGTCGTCGCCGAGGTGCGCCGGGAGTGGGGTGCCGCGGTCGAGGAGGTGTCGGCGCGCGACGTGATCACCGCGCTCTCGACCGGCGACCCCGACCTCGCTCCGCAGGCCGACGGTTCGGGCCGCGCGCAGCTGTGGCCGCACCGGCACAACACCGACGCGATGTCGATCTCGCTGCTGCGCCGCGTCTGA
- a CDS encoding primosomal protein N' family DNA-binding protein, giving the protein MTVQRVARVLVDSPLPQLDRLFDYAIPDALAGEVVAGIRVKVPLRSAGRMIEAYVVEVGVADASARPLSELDSVVSPVPVLTPALWTLARRAADRAAGSAGDILRLAIPRRMVRAEKAWLAAPPPGAPVVADEQHAWALRVLGAYPGLADAIAAAERLAVDAPPAVARLADGTPVGEWAELLAAAAVDTLARGRSAVLVVPDHRDRAQLEGALAARLPAEALVRDDAKQPAPARYSAYLRTLADVPCVVLGNRSAVYAPVNAPGLVAIWDDGDPLLSEPLSPGVHARDAALLRQELDGTALVFAGHTRTADVERLVQLGWVREIAATRRRSPRVVLSATREGENRGQRVPSAAFAAAREALADGPVLVQVARPGYAPVLVCAECRDPARCAHCGGPLHAARQGAAPACSWCGRTAHGWSCPNCTSTRVRMAASGSERTADELGRAFPGVRVIVSDGDHAVLTVDEKPALVIATRGAEPLAAGGYRAVLLLDGDRMLLAEDLRIGESCLRWWSNAAALAAPGAPVHLVGVAGPVARALATWTQPAYARSELADRGPLKMPPTVRVASIEGERPRVEAAIATARAAVPELDSDAVLGPLAHGEGVRALVRFEYALGTRVTASLRASVVEAAVSGRRPPRGRGGGPRNTLRVRVDVPDLDL; this is encoded by the coding sequence ATGACCGTGCAGCGTGTGGCACGCGTGCTGGTCGACTCGCCGCTGCCGCAGCTCGACCGACTGTTCGACTACGCGATCCCCGACGCCCTCGCCGGCGAGGTGGTCGCCGGCATCCGTGTGAAGGTGCCGCTGCGGTCGGCCGGACGCATGATCGAGGCGTACGTCGTCGAGGTCGGCGTGGCCGATGCGTCGGCGCGGCCGCTGTCGGAGCTCGACTCGGTGGTCTCACCGGTCCCCGTGCTCACACCGGCGCTGTGGACGCTCGCGCGACGCGCCGCGGACCGTGCGGCGGGGTCGGCGGGCGACATCCTGCGCCTCGCGATCCCGCGCCGCATGGTGCGCGCCGAGAAGGCCTGGCTCGCCGCGCCGCCGCCGGGCGCACCCGTCGTGGCCGACGAGCAGCACGCCTGGGCGCTCCGGGTGCTCGGCGCGTACCCCGGCCTCGCCGACGCGATCGCGGCCGCCGAGCGCCTCGCCGTCGACGCACCTCCGGCGGTGGCGCGCCTCGCCGACGGCACGCCGGTGGGCGAGTGGGCCGAACTCCTCGCCGCGGCGGCGGTCGACACCCTCGCGCGCGGGCGCAGCGCGGTGCTCGTCGTGCCCGATCACCGCGACCGTGCCCAGCTCGAAGGCGCTCTCGCGGCGCGGCTCCCGGCAGAGGCGCTCGTGCGCGACGACGCCAAGCAGCCGGCGCCTGCGCGCTACAGCGCCTACCTGCGCACCCTCGCCGACGTGCCCTGCGTCGTGCTCGGGAACCGCTCCGCGGTGTACGCGCCGGTGAATGCCCCCGGGCTCGTCGCGATCTGGGACGACGGCGATCCGCTCCTCTCCGAGCCGCTGAGCCCGGGGGTGCACGCCCGCGACGCCGCGCTCCTGCGGCAGGAGCTCGACGGAACCGCGCTCGTGTTCGCCGGGCACACGCGCACCGCCGACGTCGAGCGCCTCGTGCAGCTGGGGTGGGTGCGCGAGATCGCCGCGACCCGCAGGCGGAGTCCACGGGTGGTGCTCAGCGCGACGCGCGAGGGCGAGAACCGGGGTCAGCGGGTTCCGTCCGCAGCCTTCGCCGCCGCGCGGGAGGCCCTCGCCGACGGACCGGTGCTCGTGCAGGTCGCCCGCCCCGGATACGCCCCGGTGCTGGTGTGCGCGGAGTGCCGCGACCCGGCGCGCTGCGCGCACTGCGGCGGACCTCTGCACGCCGCACGTCAGGGCGCCGCACCCGCGTGCTCCTGGTGCGGACGCACCGCGCACGGTTGGTCCTGTCCCAACTGCACCTCGACCCGCGTGCGCATGGCGGCGTCCGGCAGCGAGCGCACCGCCGACGAGCTCGGTCGGGCGTTCCCCGGCGTACGGGTGATCGTGTCCGACGGCGATCATGCGGTGCTCACCGTCGACGAGAAGCCCGCGCTCGTCATCGCGACCCGCGGCGCCGAGCCTCTCGCGGCCGGCGGCTATCGTGCGGTGCTGCTGCTCGACGGCGATCGGATGCTCCTCGCAGAAGATCTGCGCATCGGCGAGTCCTGCCTGCGGTGGTGGTCCAACGCGGCAGCCCTCGCTGCCCCCGGCGCACCGGTGCACCTCGTGGGTGTCGCCGGTCCCGTCGCCCGCGCGCTGGCGACCTGGACGCAGCCCGCCTACGCCCGCTCCGAACTCGCCGACCGGGGGCCGCTGAAGATGCCGCCGACGGTGCGCGTCGCGTCGATCGAGGGGGAGCGGCCGCGCGTCGAGGCCGCCATCGCCACCGCTCGTGCCGCCGTCCCCGAGCTCGACTCCGACGCCGTCCTCGGGCCGCTCGCCCACGGTGAGGGCGTGCGCGCGCTCGTGCGGTTCGAGTACGCGCTCGGCACCCGCGTCACGGCGTCGCTGCGCGCCTCGGTCGTCGAGGCGGCGGTCAGCGGACGCCGCCCGCCCCGCGGGCGCGGCGGTGGCCCGCGCAATACACTCAGAGTCCGGGTCGACGTGCCCGATCTCGACCTGTGA
- a CDS encoding Trp biosynthesis-associated membrane protein has product MTRRAKLLAVLVILACGALGVISSTQTWLDVTLDDGAGHVLAVPGASAVPVLAPLSLAVLALGGALTIVGRVLRYVFGALTVAIAGILGWLSASVAFSHPTSAITATVTEATGITGEESVAALVAQITSTAWPGVTLASSLVLLAAGVLTLATAHRWQGSDRRYRTDADATAGAHTGARPHDAAQTDAIESWDELSRGEDPTV; this is encoded by the coding sequence GTGACGCGCCGCGCCAAGCTGCTGGCCGTCCTCGTCATCCTGGCGTGCGGCGCTCTGGGCGTCATCTCGTCGACGCAGACCTGGCTCGACGTGACGCTCGACGACGGCGCGGGGCACGTGCTCGCGGTTCCCGGGGCCTCTGCGGTCCCGGTGCTGGCACCACTCAGCCTCGCCGTGCTGGCCCTCGGCGGGGCTCTGACGATCGTCGGCCGGGTGCTGCGATACGTGTTCGGCGCGCTCACTGTCGCCATCGCGGGGATCCTCGGCTGGCTGTCGGCGTCGGTCGCGTTCTCGCACCCGACGTCGGCGATCACCGCGACCGTGACCGAGGCTACGGGCATCACCGGCGAGGAGTCGGTCGCCGCCCTCGTCGCACAGATCACCAGCACCGCATGGCCGGGGGTCACCCTCGCGAGCTCCCTCGTGCTGCTCGCCGCGGGCGTGCTCACCCTCGCCACCGCGCACCGGTGGCAGGGGAGCGACCGCCGGTACCGCACGGATGCCGACGCCACGGCGGGCGCGCACACCGGCGCCCGCCCGCACGACGCCGCCCAGACCGACGCGATCGAGTCGTGGGACGAGCTGTCGCGCGGCGAGGATCCGACCGTCTAG
- the glsA gene encoding glutaminase A: MEPITALLDEILEESRALRDGAPADYIPELAVADPDQLALAVVGPHGRVRAVGDADAQFTIQSISKPFVLALALQERGREAVLAKVGVEPSGEPFNAISLEAGTGRPANPMVNAGAIATSALVVGDEIDDRMTRIVDTLSAFAGRSLWVDEAVYASESATGDRNRALAHLLRSHGVIDGPVDIAVETYFRQCSLLVTVRDLAVMAATLAFGGVNPMTGDRVVREEVARDVMSIMASCGMYDFSGEWLLRVGLPAKSGVSGGLVAVAPSQFGVGAFSPNLDGHGNSVRASSVVEAIAERFGMHMLEPHESVAVPSIRVQSDADGRVVRLSGELGFAGIERVVAVLREIAAVVPEGAAVTVDAAELARTHPEAMVALRAEFAVMPGRFILRE, translated from the coding sequence GTGGAACCGATCACCGCGCTGCTGGACGAGATCCTCGAGGAGAGCAGGGCGCTCCGCGACGGTGCTCCCGCCGACTACATCCCCGAGCTCGCGGTCGCCGACCCCGACCAGCTCGCCCTGGCCGTGGTCGGACCGCACGGCCGGGTGCGTGCCGTCGGCGACGCCGACGCGCAGTTCACCATCCAGTCGATCTCGAAGCCCTTCGTGCTCGCGCTCGCCCTCCAGGAGCGGGGCCGCGAAGCGGTGCTCGCGAAGGTCGGCGTCGAGCCGAGCGGCGAGCCGTTCAACGCGATCAGTCTCGAGGCCGGCACCGGGCGACCGGCGAACCCGATGGTGAACGCCGGGGCGATCGCGACCTCCGCCCTGGTGGTCGGCGACGAGATCGACGACCGGATGACGCGGATCGTCGACACGCTCTCCGCTTTCGCCGGGCGTTCGCTGTGGGTCGACGAGGCCGTGTACGCATCCGAGTCCGCGACCGGCGACCGCAATCGGGCCCTCGCCCATCTGCTGCGTTCGCACGGCGTGATCGACGGACCCGTCGACATCGCGGTCGAGACGTACTTCCGGCAGTGCTCGCTGCTCGTGACGGTGCGCGACCTCGCCGTGATGGCGGCGACGCTGGCCTTCGGCGGCGTGAACCCGATGACCGGCGACCGGGTCGTGCGCGAGGAGGTCGCGCGCGACGTGATGTCGATCATGGCGAGCTGCGGCATGTACGACTTCTCGGGCGAATGGCTGCTTCGGGTGGGGCTGCCGGCGAAGAGCGGGGTCAGCGGGGGCCTCGTCGCGGTCGCGCCGTCGCAGTTCGGCGTCGGGGCGTTCAGCCCCAACCTCGACGGGCACGGCAACAGCGTGCGCGCGAGCAGCGTCGTCGAGGCGATCGCCGAGCGCTTCGGGATGCACATGCTCGAGCCGCACGAGAGCGTGGCGGTCCCGTCGATCCGGGTGCAGTCGGATGCCGACGGGCGCGTCGTGCGTCTGAGCGGCGAGCTGGGCTTCGCCGGCATCGAGCGCGTGGTCGCGGTTCTGCGCGAGATCGCCGCCGTCGTGCCGGAGGGTGCTGCGGTCACCGTCGATGCCGCGGAGCTGGCCCGCACCCATCCCGAGGCGATGGTCGCGCTGCGCGCCGAGTTCGCCGTGATGCCCGGACGGTTCATCCTGCGCGAGTGA
- the hisF gene encoding imidazole glycerol phosphate synthase subunit HisF yields MSLVCRVIPCLDVAAGRVVKGVNFQNLRDMGDPVELARLYFEQGADEITFLDVTATVDERSTTYDVVRRTAEEVFIPLTVGGGVRSAEDVARLLGVGADKIGVNSAAIARPDLLDEIADRFGAQVLVLSLDVKRGGDTESGFVVTTHGGRTETTLDALEWAREAIERGAGELLVNSIDADGTKQGFDLELVSLMREISSVPVIASGGAGKASDFGPAIAAGADAVLAASVFHSGQLTIGDVKRAMIDDGIAVRETVS; encoded by the coding sequence ATGAGCCTCGTGTGCCGCGTCATCCCCTGCCTCGACGTCGCCGCCGGGCGTGTGGTCAAGGGCGTGAACTTCCAGAACCTGCGCGACATGGGCGACCCCGTCGAACTCGCCCGCCTGTACTTCGAACAGGGCGCAGACGAGATCACCTTCCTCGACGTCACCGCCACCGTCGATGAGCGCTCCACCACCTACGACGTGGTGCGCCGCACCGCCGAAGAGGTCTTCATCCCGCTGACCGTCGGCGGGGGAGTGCGCTCCGCCGAAGACGTCGCGCGGCTGCTCGGCGTCGGCGCCGACAAGATCGGCGTGAACTCCGCAGCGATCGCACGCCCCGACCTGCTCGACGAGATCGCCGACCGCTTCGGAGCCCAGGTGCTCGTGCTGTCGCTCGATGTGAAGCGCGGCGGCGACACCGAGTCCGGCTTCGTGGTCACGACCCACGGCGGCCGCACCGAGACGACGCTCGACGCGCTCGAGTGGGCGCGCGAGGCGATCGAGCGCGGAGCCGGCGAACTCCTGGTCAACTCCATCGACGCCGACGGCACGAAGCAGGGCTTCGACCTCGAGCTCGTCAGCCTCATGCGCGAGATCTCGAGCGTCCCCGTCATCGCCTCGGGCGGCGCGGGCAAGGCATCGGACTTCGGGCCCGCGATCGCCGCGGGCGCTGACGCCGTGCTCGCGGCATCCGTCTTCCACTCCGGCCAGCTCACCATCGGCGACGTCAAGCGCGCCATGATCGACGACGGCATCGCCGTGCGCGAGACGGTCTCATGA